The genomic interval CACGCCTTCGGCCGAATACGTGTGCGGCGTGCTCGGCTCCATCAACCACCATTGATATCCGTAGCCGGCGCTATCGCCGGGAATGAGACGTCCCCATTGGACTTGCGGTCCGTGCGGACTGGTTGCTGCCTCGACCCACGACGCTGGAAGGAGCTGCTGGTCGCCGGCTTTGCCGTGATGCAGAAACAGCAGACCGAAGCGGGCGTAATCGCGGAGCGTCGCATTGATGCAGCAATACGCGGCCTCGAGACCGGCCTTGTCGGTGAGCCACATCGCATCGCTCTCCATCCCGAGCGGCTGCCAGATTCGTTCGGATAGCATGTTCGCGAGCAGTTTGCCGGTGACGCTCTTCACCAGCATACCCAGCACGCCGGTATCGACGCTGCGATAGACCCACTTGGTGCCCGGTATTTCCGCGCGGTCGACCGACTTTGCGTAGTCGGCGAAGGACTCCGACTGCTCGATCATGGTCTTGCGCCACATGATCGAGACGTCCGACTCCCCGTTGCTGTATTCCTCGGTGAACTTCACGCCGGACGACATCTCGAGGATGTCCTTGATCGGCACGTTGTCGTAACCAGAGCCTTTAAGTTCCGGGACATAGTTAGTGATCGGATCGTCCAGACCCTTGATCTTGCCGTCGGCAAGCGCCAGTCCCACCAAGGTCGAGGTGAACGACTTACCTACCGACCATGAGGTGAACTTGCTCTTGTCATCAGCACCGTTGAAGTAGCGCTCATCGATGATCTTGCCGCCCTTGATGACGAGAAAGCCCTGCGTGCGCGAGCGCTTCAGCAGGTCGTCGAGTGTGTGGTGCTTGCCTGCAAACGAGTAAGTCACGGCGAGTTGGCGCGGCGCTCGCGGCAATTCCGCGACGAAGCCGCCGCGTCTGATCACGTTATATTGAAACGCGCTGTCCATGATGCGAAAAGACTGAGCGCGATTTTGCGGCTGCATCATCTGGGCCCGCTTCGCAACTTCAGCAGCATCATCGGCC from Candidatus Binatus sp. carries:
- a CDS encoding serine hydrolase, which produces MDSAFQYNVIRRGGFVAELPRAPRQLAVTYSFAGKHHTLDDLLKRSRTQGFLVIKGGKIIDERYFNGADDKSKFTSWSVGKSFTSTLVGLALADGKIKGLDDPITNYVPELKGSGYDNVPIKDILEMSSGVKFTEEYSNGESDVSIMWRKTMIEQSESFADYAKSVDRAEIPGTKWVYRSVDTGVLGMLVKSVTGKLLANMLSERIWQPLGMESDAMWLTDKAGLEAAYCCINATLRDYARFGLLFLHHGKAGDQQLLPASWVEAATSPHGPQVQWGRLIPGDSAGYGYQWWLMEPSTPHTYSAEGVFFQFVYVSPKYDMVIVKTSAYDDFWSVPMQNEQFLAFDAIGAALEKH